The following are encoded together in the Bacillus sp. V2I10 genome:
- a CDS encoding tetratricopeptide repeat protein, whose protein sequence is MNISYIEEMLKKHDYSAAIRHFQAEYREITEEKKLSRFRSFIRSCTDESKLKYLLQVLDASLMDQLSGIIIRDSCRRLKSPQTALWYCEQLIDENKLIEAEEHLKEIEEQELSDEWKEKLYFTMASALIEMRRLKAAKAYMKKCEAAASDPMDTRWAYFYLQAGEWDKAISYLEAGKKDKKDGVIAYLLLVKHYAIQGEAGKSQTLLEEGLLLYPNYPKLILEKIRLCYKQKRWTEMEKAISDLNQLTPFHEYKRMAEYYTADSLYDQKEFVKLQAFLAEHSEFKKESHYKNFIGRADHAAKMLNFKPVVQKYNYCVPACAEMIFSMYRKSYKQDEIADFVYAVSGSKLSKMIEYFEGKEFTSKYFFGNSDVFKTLIDQNTAVMIYIDFPTTSHVQLLAGYDDNLQVFHVQDPNLRNTHEVMYEDLEREYGNNGALSLAILPENEAGKLEFLSRDEHELAIKLFSLTEISHGKLSDFEQTFLKENLHHMAVSAYIIKYLPDLVAEEILDAAAKHVYEHSKESEYRSLSAAMAYFSVKNNDRAVEYLEQIPFRHNLAAYWYTKGRLSYNKDDYDGAFTAFTEALKSEPDDHILWGYLALTELNRDRVKEALRYSEIAMDINEEDGFSQINHGIILMDMNEHEKARNLFHTFLKREKQDGYVWYQRALCDKELGKYHLAWRGFQTAIALEPETPLGYKELAGLYEFVFEEVQKAKEILELGIKAATDKQMLLHEAGDLSERNGEYGIARQFYQEAADLDQKDVYARISLAALYKEEGKTDQFFKTIHHDFEQFQKDSEFLINAGKLMFAASDEMEEKDSHRDLALSYVEKGILYADANIEEAIEIYVDLVSETPYSRRGLEFLESLREGKTDKFLLISYIGCLYESQGLLEKAKQYLRQAIDLKNDDVLPFYRLGEIAFKQGNFDEAEKQYKRVLELDPAHEQAMLDLAGVANAKEDREAEKEYLLSAFKLDPYCVSVEAVIEVLESEREIEAFKALLMSVKVEKAFLYNALAQIHGKLGNLKEEEENLNKAFELAPTQFQILHHQVKLWMRQGKTKQAKSQLHTLIMENQENKMLYDTWIELMLSTKSMNKMESEIKKMKLSNEKKSIVFMNAAAAYERQMQSMRDAYEEMEEQKGWLKRITNFSKMSLKFGTLIGLYEEAIKHDRKNVTAVMWYVEFHLDAGLADDAIKILEQSLRHQWEPDIAYRLAVLYVNEFGSVPEKKAVKYLSEACSLIETLLEEKEDPEYLIVLGLALNELGEYGESEQVLLRALEIEPAVEKGYFHLARVYEAAEKYKKAEEAIRHAIAADPDDHDNFNQLGLIYRKQNKVEPALKAVEKAISMEPEDLISLYNRACYLSILGRYKESAVQLEALYNLDEEFVFTEMAEDDEDLEPLKEAGYFPTNPLIKR, encoded by the coding sequence ATGAACATTTCATACATAGAAGAAATGCTGAAAAAACATGACTATTCTGCTGCAATCCGTCACTTTCAAGCAGAGTACAGGGAAATCACGGAGGAGAAAAAGCTTTCACGCTTTCGCAGTTTTATCCGTTCATGCACGGATGAAAGCAAGCTAAAATATTTGCTTCAAGTTTTAGATGCATCTTTAATGGACCAGCTTAGCGGAATCATCATAAGAGACAGCTGCCGCAGATTAAAATCTCCCCAAACAGCACTCTGGTATTGTGAACAGCTGATTGATGAGAACAAGCTGATTGAGGCAGAAGAACATTTAAAGGAAATAGAAGAGCAGGAGCTCTCTGATGAATGGAAGGAAAAGCTTTATTTCACCATGGCAAGTGCACTTATTGAGATGCGGCGCTTAAAGGCTGCTAAAGCTTATATGAAGAAATGCGAAGCGGCTGCCAGCGATCCGATGGATACACGCTGGGCTTACTTCTATTTGCAGGCCGGAGAGTGGGACAAGGCTATCTCATACTTAGAGGCAGGTAAAAAAGATAAAAAAGATGGCGTGATCGCTTATTTGCTGCTTGTTAAACATTATGCCATTCAAGGGGAAGCCGGAAAGTCACAGACTCTATTGGAAGAAGGATTATTACTTTATCCAAACTATCCAAAACTGATCCTTGAAAAAATTAGACTTTGCTATAAACAGAAGCGCTGGACGGAGATGGAGAAAGCAATCTCAGACTTAAATCAGCTGACTCCTTTTCATGAATATAAAAGAATGGCAGAGTATTACACGGCTGATTCTTTATATGATCAGAAAGAATTTGTGAAGCTTCAAGCATTTTTGGCAGAGCATAGTGAATTTAAAAAAGAATCGCATTATAAAAATTTTATTGGCAGAGCGGACCATGCTGCTAAAATGCTTAACTTTAAGCCGGTTGTACAAAAATATAATTATTGTGTCCCGGCATGTGCCGAAATGATTTTCAGCATGTACCGCAAATCATATAAACAGGATGAAATTGCAGATTTTGTTTATGCAGTTTCAGGTTCAAAACTCTCCAAAATGATCGAGTATTTTGAGGGAAAAGAGTTTACAAGCAAATACTTTTTTGGAAATTCCGACGTTTTCAAAACACTGATTGACCAAAATACGGCTGTTATGATTTATATCGACTTTCCAACGACATCTCATGTTCAATTACTTGCGGGCTACGATGACAATTTACAAGTCTTCCACGTTCAGGATCCTAATCTCAGAAACACGCATGAAGTGATGTATGAGGACCTTGAACGGGAATATGGGAACAACGGAGCCTTGTCATTAGCTATTCTTCCTGAAAATGAAGCTGGAAAATTGGAGTTTTTGTCTAGAGATGAACACGAATTAGCAATAAAACTCTTTTCATTGACCGAGATCTCCCACGGGAAGCTGAGTGATTTTGAACAAACCTTTTTAAAAGAAAATCTGCACCATATGGCTGTCTCTGCCTATATCATTAAATATCTGCCTGATTTAGTAGCAGAAGAGATTTTGGATGCAGCTGCAAAGCATGTTTATGAACATTCGAAGGAGTCAGAATACCGCAGCCTCTCTGCAGCCATGGCGTATTTCAGCGTAAAAAACAATGATCGCGCAGTGGAATACTTGGAACAAATTCCTTTTAGGCATAACCTCGCTGCTTATTGGTATACAAAAGGCAGATTAAGCTATAACAAGGATGATTATGACGGTGCTTTTACGGCATTTACTGAAGCTTTAAAATCGGAACCGGATGACCATATTCTTTGGGGCTATCTTGCTCTGACTGAACTAAATAGAGATCGTGTAAAGGAAGCTTTGAGATATTCGGAGATTGCGATGGATATTAATGAGGAAGATGGTTTTTCACAAATCAACCATGGAATTATTCTAATGGATATGAACGAGCATGAAAAAGCGAGAAATCTCTTCCACACTTTCTTGAAAAGAGAAAAGCAGGACGGGTATGTATGGTATCAGCGGGCGTTGTGCGATAAAGAATTAGGCAAATACCATCTTGCATGGAGAGGATTTCAGACTGCTATAGCACTGGAACCGGAAACACCGCTTGGATATAAAGAGCTTGCAGGGCTTTATGAGTTTGTTTTTGAAGAAGTTCAAAAAGCGAAAGAGATTCTTGAACTGGGGATTAAAGCTGCTACAGATAAACAGATGCTCCTCCATGAAGCGGGAGATTTATCTGAACGCAACGGAGAATATGGAATAGCAAGGCAATTCTATCAAGAGGCTGCTGACCTGGACCAAAAAGATGTGTATGCACGTATTTCCCTTGCAGCACTTTATAAAGAGGAAGGTAAAACAGATCAATTTTTCAAGACAATTCACCATGATTTTGAACAATTTCAAAAGGACAGTGAATTTCTAATCAATGCTGGAAAGCTGATGTTTGCTGCAAGTGATGAAATGGAAGAAAAGGATTCACATAGGGACCTCGCACTTTCTTATGTAGAAAAAGGAATTCTATATGCAGATGCAAATATTGAGGAAGCCATTGAGATCTATGTGGATCTCGTATCTGAAACTCCATATTCACGACGCGGACTGGAATTTTTAGAAAGCTTGAGAGAAGGAAAAACAGACAAATTTCTTCTGATCAGCTATATCGGCTGTTTATATGAGTCTCAGGGACTTTTGGAAAAGGCAAAGCAGTATTTAAGACAGGCCATTGACTTAAAAAATGATGATGTTCTTCCTTTTTACCGTCTTGGAGAGATCGCCTTCAAACAGGGAAATTTTGATGAGGCAGAAAAACAGTACAAACGAGTGCTGGAGCTTGATCCTGCACATGAGCAGGCTATGCTTGACCTGGCTGGCGTTGCAAATGCAAAAGAGGACAGAGAAGCGGAAAAAGAATACCTGCTTTCGGCATTTAAACTCGATCCCTATTGCGTTTCTGTGGAAGCAGTGATTGAAGTATTGGAGTCTGAGCGGGAAATTGAAGCGTTTAAAGCTCTTCTGATGAGCGTGAAAGTTGAGAAAGCTTTCCTCTATAATGCCCTTGCCCAAATACACGGAAAGCTTGGAAATCTCAAAGAAGAAGAAGAAAATTTGAATAAGGCATTTGAACTTGCGCCAACACAGTTCCAAATCCTTCATCATCAAGTCAAGCTCTGGATGAGGCAGGGAAAAACGAAACAAGCAAAATCCCAGCTTCACACGCTCATCATGGAAAATCAAGAGAACAAAATGCTTTACGATACTTGGATTGAACTGATGCTGAGCACGAAGTCCATGAATAAAATGGAAAGTGAAATAAAAAAAATGAAGCTTTCCAATGAAAAAAAAAGCATTGTCTTTATGAATGCAGCTGCTGCATATGAACGTCAAATGCAATCCATGCGTGATGCATACGAAGAAATGGAGGAACAAAAAGGATGGCTGAAGCGCATCACAAATTTTTCAAAGATGAGCCTGAAATTCGGAACGTTAATTGGACTATATGAGGAGGCGATCAAGCATGACCGAAAGAATGTAACAGCCGTTATGTGGTACGTCGAGTTTCATTTAGATGCAGGATTAGCTGATGATGCCATTAAAATTCTTGAACAGTCGCTCCGCCATCAGTGGGAGCCAGACATTGCATACAGACTTGCTGTTCTTTATGTAAATGAATTTGGAAGTGTTCCTGAGAAAAAAGCTGTGAAGTACTTATCGGAAGCATGCAGCCTTATCGAAACGCTGCTTGAAGAAAAAGAGGATCCCGAGTATCTCATTGTCCTGGGACTCGCTTTAAATGAACTTGGCGAATATGGAGAATCAGAACAAGTTCTTTTGCGTGCTTTAGAGATTGAGCCAGCTGTTGAAAAAGGATATTTTCACCTTGCGAGAGTCTATGAAGCTGCAGAAAAATACAAAAAGGCAGAAGAGGCAATCAGACATGCAATCGCTGCTGATCCCGATGATCATGACAATTTTAATCAGCTTGGACTGATCTATAGAAAACAAAATAAAGTAGAACCGGCACTTAAAGCAGTTGAAAAAGCCATTTCAATGGAGCCTGAGGATTTAATCAGTTTATATAACAGGGCCTGTTATCTGTCTATTTTGGGAAGATACAAAGAATCTGCCGTACAGCTGGAAGCTCTTTATAATCTTGATGAAGAATTTGTCTTTACTGAGATGGCAGAAGATGACGAAGATTTAGAGCCTTTGAAGGAAGCGGGATATTTTCCGACTAATCCGCTGATTAAGCGATGA
- a CDS encoding nucleoside hydrolase, which yields MKKILLFADPGIDDSLAIIYALLNPEIELFGIVTSYGNVTKQQATENAAYLLKLAGREDIPVIEGATFPLSGEVSVYYPEIHGEEGLGPIRPPKGLNVVVKDFSCIFDIIKQNKDITIVDIGRTTSLSNAFNLNLDLMKGINEIYLMGGAFFVPGNVTPLAEANFYGDPIAVNVVLDYANEVYITPLNVTNRAIVTREIANYIYSIASNPFKELIPSITNYYSDAYAKLRPGVSGASIHDVFTLYYMLNKDKIYSVTKDVEVSVLETARGLSYADFRKNQMQPGARHTIALNFQYQDFLADFIKVMSSPLR from the coding sequence ATGAAAAAGATTTTACTGTTTGCAGATCCCGGAATTGATGATTCTTTGGCTATTATCTACGCTTTATTAAACCCCGAGATTGAGTTATTTGGTATTGTTACAAGTTATGGAAATGTGACGAAACAGCAGGCAACGGAAAATGCAGCATATCTGCTTAAGCTTGCAGGAAGAGAAGACATTCCTGTAATAGAGGGGGCAACCTTTCCTTTGAGTGGCGAGGTTTCGGTCTATTATCCTGAAATACATGGGGAAGAAGGACTGGGCCCGATTAGACCTCCAAAAGGCTTGAATGTAGTTGTGAAGGATTTTAGTTGTATTTTCGATATCATTAAACAAAACAAAGATATCACCATTGTTGATATAGGCAGGACTACCTCTCTGTCTAATGCATTTAATTTAAATCTTGACCTGATGAAAGGGATCAATGAAATCTATTTAATGGGAGGTGCTTTTTTTGTACCGGGAAATGTAACTCCGCTTGCAGAAGCAAATTTTTATGGAGATCCAATTGCAGTTAATGTTGTCTTAGACTATGCAAACGAAGTCTATATCACACCTTTAAACGTCACCAACCGTGCTATTGTTACGAGAGAAATTGCCAATTATATTTATTCAATAGCCTCAAATCCTTTCAAAGAGCTTATTCCGTCCATAACAAACTATTATTCAGATGCTTATGCTAAACTGAGGCCTGGAGTGAGCGGGGCCTCTATACATGACGTGTTTACGCTTTACTATATGCTGAATAAAGACAAGATTTATTCTGTTACTAAAGATGTAGAGGTATCTGTCTTAGAAACGGCAAGAGGACTCAGCTATGCTGATTTTCGCAAAAATCAGATGCAGCCAGGTGCAAGGCACACCATTGCCCTTAATTTTCAGTATCAGGACTTCCTGGCTGATTTTATTAAAGTTATGTCTTCGCCGCTCAGGTAA